From Pleurocapsa sp. PCC 7319:
ATCAACTATCGTCGTTTAGGTATTGGTAGTCAGCTTTTAGCTAAATGCGAACAAATAGCTGCCGACTGGGGATATCAGGAAACTAGACTTCACGTTTTAGACAGCAATCAATCTGCCAAACAGCTCTATCGTTATAATGGGTACCAAATATTACAAATAGAAGCTAGTTGGGGAAAATTTTGGTTAGATTATTCACCTCGCTTACTATTAAAAAAACAAATTTAACCGCCTAAAAATATTGGTGTTTATTTTAAGATTATGATGCTAATGTTAAAATGATCCGCTCAAAGAAATAGCTTGGACAGAGAACTCTGAGAGTGAACCAGCAAAACATAGACCATAATTTACAAATCAGTCAACTTCTATCAAAGTTAAAAGCAGGAAAATTATTGATAGTTAATCCTCGTCGCAAAAATGGTTTGGTAGTGTATAAAAAGTATCATGCTGAATTTGCTGGACCGGGTGCGATTGTTGGAGGTCAATTCGATCTTGATGTAATTAATATTATCGCTGTCGGCAATATGTCTTTGGTGTCTCCCAAAACCTCTCAAGATAGAAAGCAAGCCTATAAAATGCGACGACAGTGGGTTAGATTAACTAAACAAATTATTGATAATCCTGAACCAACCCAAAGAGCGCAAGTCATTTTAAATCAATTTGAACACTGGTTTGATCGCGATACAGTATCTAATTTACCTGACGAAGCTTTTGCCCTACTAGTAGGCGTATTACCTCAAACAATACGTAAGGTTAGAAATATCGAACTACTTTAAATAATATCATTAGAGTATTTTGTCAAGTTTTAATTGCTTCTGCAATATCACCTCGAAAATCATTAGATTTATTCAAGAATTTTTACTCTTGTGTATGATTATCGGCGAAAAATAAGTTATTCAGGTACAGTAATAAAAGTTTGATCGCAATCATCGCGGACTTTGATGAGCAATAACTTATATCAAGATATTCGAGAATTTTATGATGCTTCTAGTGGACTTTGGGAGCAAATTTGGGGTGAGCATATGCACCACGGTTACTATGGCAAGGGAGGTACCTATAAGCTAGATCGCCGTCAGGCACAAATAGAATTAATTGAAGAGTTGTTAGTTTGGGCTGGTTACGATCGCCATAATGTCCCGCAAAATATAATTGATGTTGGCTGTGGTATTGGCGGCAGTACTTTATATTTGGCTCAGAAATTTGGTAGCCAAGCTACAGGTATAACCTTGTCTCCTGTACAAGTATCGCGAGCTCAAGAAAGAGCGAGGGAAGCAGGTTTAGATGAGCGGGTGAGATTTGAAGTAGCTAATGCCTTAGAAATGCCTTTTGCCGATCATACTTTTGATCTAGTTTGGTCATTAGAAAGTGGCGAACATATGCCCGATAAGACTAAATTTTTGGCAGAATGTTATCGAGTGTTAAAGCCGGGTGGCAAGATGATTTTAGCTACTTGGTGTCACCGTGAGACAAATTCTTTGGCTGGTGAGTTAACTCCCGATGAAATTGCTCATCTTAAGGAAATTTATCGCGTTTACTGTTTGCCTTACGTTATAGCTTTATCTGAGTATAGGGCGATCGCCCAAGAATGTGGATTTAAAGACATAAGAGCTGATGATTGGTCAATGGCAGTCGCACCTTTCTGGGATGTCGTGATTGATTCAGCGATCGCACCTCAAGCAATTGTGGGTTTATTTCGAGCAGGTTGGCAAACTATTCAAGGAGCATTATCCCTAAACCTGATGAGCCGAGGTTATGCCAGAGGGTTGATTCGCTTCGGCTTGATTTGTGCTACCAAATAAATAGGCTTAACTGGATACGCCAGTAAATAACTTATCAAGATCGATCATGTTCATTTCTACACCAAGCAAAAAAAATTAAAACTACGGAACAATTAGTGATTAACTAATAACTTAATTTAAATTTATTGTCCAATAGGGGTTAGAGGTACGTCCCGATTTTGTTACATTTGCTGTTTTATTATCAGCTTATGTACTCAATTTCAATGAATTCTTGGAGGTTCAATAATGCGTTACCGCCTGCTCATCTCTACTATGCTGGGAATCTTACTACTAGGACAACCTGTTGCCTTGGCACAGAATATAACAGCAGATTCACAACAAAATTCAAGCAATATCTCAATAGCTCAAAATAGTGGTGATGATCGGGAACAACAGTCTAATATTTTTGAGTGGCAAGAACAGATCCATCAACTACAAGTCGCTACTTCTGAACTCTTAGAACCAGTTGTTGCTACTAATCCTATTAATAATCTTAAAAGTGATTTTCAATCTAAGCTTGCGGATTTATCATCTACAGTTAATCTAAATAACTTGCAAGAAGATATAACTTCTAACATCAGCACTAGTCTCGATAATGCTCAAGAATGGGGTAAAAATCTGACTACGAATACTTTAGATTTCCAAGAATGGGCGACAGGATTATCTTCTAACCTCAGCGATAATATCAAGAATCTTCAAGATTGGGGTCAAGGTTTAGTCGCCAACGTCGGTGATAATTTGTTTTCTTTATCGGAAGAATTGAACGAGCTTGAGGGTGAAGTTGAGATAAGCACCACTCCCCAAGAGATGACTGAAATTCAAAAAGCCGAGCAGATGGCAGCCGCTCTATCAGAAGAACTGGCTTTAATTCAACAAGATGTAGATCTCGAAGCAACTCCTCAGGAATTGGCTGAAATTCAGAAAGCTGAACAAATGGCGGCTATCTTATCGACAGAACTAACTCAAATTCAACAGGATGTAGAGGTAGAGGCGACTCCTCAAGAACTAGCTGGAATTCAAAAAGCGGAAAAAATGACAGCTAACCTATCCGAGGAACTGAATGAAATGCAGAAGGCTGCGGAAACAACAGCTAGCCTATCCGAGGAACTGAAAGAGCTGGAAGAGGTTGAAGAAGTAGTC
This genomic window contains:
- a CDS encoding methyltransferase domain-containing protein, translating into MSNNLYQDIREFYDASSGLWEQIWGEHMHHGYYGKGGTYKLDRRQAQIELIEELLVWAGYDRHNVPQNIIDVGCGIGGSTLYLAQKFGSQATGITLSPVQVSRAQERAREAGLDERVRFEVANALEMPFADHTFDLVWSLESGEHMPDKTKFLAECYRVLKPGGKMILATWCHRETNSLAGELTPDEIAHLKEIYRVYCLPYVIALSEYRAIAQECGFKDIRADDWSMAVAPFWDVVIDSAIAPQAIVGLFRAGWQTIQGALSLNLMSRGYARGLIRFGLICATK